CGGCCGACTACGTCGACCCCTATGCGCTGAACGACTCGTGGGCCCACTTCTACAACCAGGCGTTCGCGACCAATCCCACGATTCCGCTTCCCGCCCAGGGGCTCGGGGCGGCGGCGCGAGGACGGATCGGCCCGCACCTCTACGTCATCGCCGGCATTGCCGACTCCAACGGCGACCCGACCGATCTCGGAGACAGTTGGAGCTCGTTCTTCGACACCGGCGAGCATTTCACGCATATCGAGCTCGGCTGGGTGCCTTCCCACGAGAGGCGGTTCACCGACAACATCCACCTGACGGCGTGGCACGCCGACGACCTGGAGCAGGCCGACGTGCCGGGCGGACAGGGTCTTGCGTTCTCGTGGAACCGGCTGCTGCGCGAGAAGTGGGTGCCGTTCGTTCGTGCCGGCTACGCGGACGACGGCGGCGCCATGTGGGAGCGCTCGCTCAGTGGAGGCGTCGGCTACTTTCCCCGCGGAGCGAGCGACTTGCTGGGCGTGGGGGTGAACTGGGGCAGGCCCTCGAAAGACACCTTCGGCCCGGGGCTGGACGATCAGTACACGGTCGAGATCTTTTACCGATGGCAACCGCTACGGCTGCTCACGATCAGCCCGGATCTTCAGCTTCTCTTCGATCCCGCCCTCGACCCGAACGAGGACCTGATCGCGGTACTCGGCGTGCGAATCAGGCTGGCCCTGTAACAAAAACGGAGATGACCGAGGAGGATTGACATGAAACGTATCCGCTTACTGGTCGGCACCATCGTTGCGCTGTTCGCCATTTCAACGCCGGGGCTCGCGCAAGATGACAATACCGGCACCAACCCGGCGAACTTCACTTATGACGCACGCTTCATCACCGAAGTGGCCGAGTTCGAGGAGGGCGGTGGTTCGCTTATCACCAACACGTTCGAGTTCAGGTGGCCGCTCGGCCGCAACGTGGCAAACCTCCGCGGAAAGGAAGAAGGAAGCCTGTTCTACGACATGGGGAGCAAGGCGTCGATGCGCATCCGGGCGCGATACAAGCATCTGAGCGTGGACGACCCCACCTCTGCTCCTTTCGGTTCCTCCGAGGTGTCGGGGATCGGCGACTTCGATGCTCGCATCCTGTACATGGCACACACCGGCAAGAAGATGATGGTCGCCACTGGACTCGAGGCAACCTTCGACACCGCCTCAAACGATGCTCTTGGTTCCGGTAAAACCTCGCTCGGTCCGCAAGTCATCACCATATTCCCGGGAATCCTGGGAGGTAACAGTATCTTCGCGCCGAGCTACCAGTACGTGTTCGACGTCGCCGGGGATGATGCCAACCCCGACATCAGCCGAAGCCAGATCGACCTCTATTTCGTATGGCTGCTCGCCAAGGGCAAGAACTGGCTGATCGTGGATCCCCAGGCCGTCCTGGATCACGAGAACGATACGGAATCGGTGAACGTGGAGGCCGAGTGGGGCTTCGTGATCGCACCGAGCGCGGGGGCCAGCGGTTACCTGCGTCCGGGCATCGGCATCGGCGCGGGCAAGCCGTATGCCTGGAATTTCGAAGTCGGGCTCAAGTTCGTCTGGCGCTAGAGACAAGGCTACGGCGCCATCCGGCTGAAAGGACAACGCTCAGACCGAGCTAGTGAAGTAACAAGGGGCATTCGAGTCCATGAACAGGGAGACAGGGATGAACAAGCAGGGCAAGTGGCTGGCAGTCGCTTTACTCATGGCATCGACGACGTTGATGGCGGACGATTTGGCGGGGGCCGACAAGATTCTCTGCACGGCGGTTCAGGCAACGCGCTGCCCGGCGGAGGAAGAATGCCGGACCGGGGCCCCGTGGAACTGGAACATTCCCCAGTTCATCGAGGTGGATCTGAAGAAGCAGCAGCTGGCCACGACTGTGGCCAGCGGCGAGAACCGCGCGACACCGATCAAGAACCTCGAGCGCGAGGAAGGTCTGTTGTACCTGCAAGGAGTTGAAGGAGGCCGCGCCTTCAGCTTCGTGATCGACGAGGCGACCGGTTCCCTGTCGGTAGCGGTGGCCACACAGGCGGGAACGACGACGGTGCTGGGCGCCTGCACGCCCCGATAAACAAGGAGTGAACGCGATGAAAAGAACATGGTTGATTTGTTTGACGGTCGCTTTGGCGTGCGGATCGGCGCTGTCCCAGGCCCCACCCTCCGGACAGAAGACTCTGGCTGCCACGATGAACGTCTACGTCTTTCCTACGAAGGGCCAGGCTCCCGATGTCCAGTCGCAGGACGAAGCGGCCTGCTACAGCTGGGCCGTGCAGAACACGGGCACCGATCCTTTCGATCTGTCGAAGCAGGCCCAGGCCGAGGCACAGCAGACCGAGCAGGCCAAACAGCAGGCAGCGCAGGTCGGCCAGGGTGCCGGCGCGAGGGGCGCCGTGAGGGGCGCCGCGAGGGGGGCCCTGATCGGCGAGATCGTCGACGACGATGCCGGTAAGGGAGCGGCCTATGGTGCCGCAGCCGGGATGATCCGCGGTCGGCGAAGAGGCCGCGCGGCGCGATCGCAGGCCCAGGAGTCCGCCGAGCAGCAGGGTCAGCAGGCCCAGGCAGCGACGGCGGAGCAACTAACGAACTTCAAGAACGCGTTCAGCGTGTGCCTCGAGGCCAAGAACTACATGGTGAAGTTCTGATGGTCGCCAAAACGCTGATCGCAATAGCCGTCTTGCTCGTCGCCATGCCGGCGGCGGCCCAGAAGGTCACGATCGACTACGCGAGGGAGGTCAACTTCGAAACATTGGAGACGTTTCAGTACATCGAGTCGACAGACGCCGATACCGCGAGCCCGATGATGGCGGATCGGATCGCGGAAGCCCTGAAGGCCCGATTGCGAGACGGCGGACTTCGCGAAGTTGGGGAAAATCCGGATATCTTCGTCACATTCCAACTTGTCGTCGAGAAGGCGTATCGGCTCGACACCACCGCATACGCTTCCCGGGGATACGGACGCGGCTGGCGGCGGTGGGGTGCTGGACCGGTTTCCGCAACGACCACCGCAACGACCTATACGGAAGGGACCCTGATCGTCGACGCGTACGACGCCGGGGAGAACACGATGATATGGAGGGGTGCCGGCACCGTGACCGTCGCCAGCAAGCCGGAGAAACGGCTGAAACAGATCGAGAAGATCCTCGATAAGCTCGGCGGCAAGTGGAAGAAGATTCTGAAGAACCAGGGGAAGTAATTCCCGAGAGGAAATATGATGGCAGAGTCAAAAAGTCCGCAGGCGAGGCGCGGCGTAGCCGTCGCAGCCGGAAGAGCTATCGTGGCGGGGCTTCTGCTTCTTGCTGCCGGTCTGCCGGTTTTCGCGGCCTCGGGGTCCGGTGACGGGAGCCGCGTCGTCGACGACAAGTGGGTGATCGGCGTTGGTGGCTACCTGGCCGAGTTCAAGACCGACGCCAGTGTCGGCTCTGGACGCGTTCTCGGAACGTCGATCCGTTTCGAAGATCAACTCGGTGTCGACGCCAGGCAGACGTTTTTCCGGCTGGACGGTCTGAGGAGGTTCGGCGACCGTCACGCGATCGGGTTCGGCCTGTGGACGCTCAACCGGAACGGCACAGCCACAATCAATGAACAGATCGAGTTCGACGGCAACATTTTCGACATCGGTGTCGATCTGAACTCGCAGTTCAACACGAGGTGGTTTCGCGTCGACTGGAGGTACAGCCTGCTCCGGACCGAGACGGGCGAGGCCGGCTTCACGGCGGGACTGAGCAACTACGAGGTCCGTGCGAGCATCGAGGGTCTCGCGACGGTGTCGGACGGAATGGGTGGCACGATACGTCAGGCGGCTCGCGCCGAAGAGAACGTGTTCGCTCCGGTGCCGACGATCGGGATGTTCATGACTCACGCCTTCCGGCCGAACCTGGTTCTCAGGATGAAGGCGGAATTCCTCGATCTGGACGTCGGCGACTTCGAGGGCAAGGTCACGGACACGACGTTGCTGTTCGAATGGTATTTCTTTCGCCATGCCGGTGTCGGCGTCGGTGTCAACAAGTCCGACATCGATATCCGCAATACCGGCGACGATCCGTTCCTGATCGACTTTTCTCAGTCCGGCTTCGTGGGTTACTTCTCTTTCGCGTTCTAGCGATGTAGGCCTCCTGGCAACCCGAGGATCGACAATCATGCTCGCCGCCGTCATGTTCGCTGGGCTTCTTTTCTTGGGCGCGGCTTCCACCGAAGCCTCGGAGTCACCGCCAGCCGAATCCGCCGAAAGCGTCGCCACTGCATCCAGCAACACCGCTTCGGACGACAACGACGGGAAGCGGAAGGAGGGCGAGAAGGACCGTCGCCGCATCCTACTGATTCCGGTCCTTGTCACCGAACCGGCCATCGGCGAAGGTCTTGGCCTGGCACTGAGTGTCCTTCATACAAAGCCGCGAGCAAGCGCAGGAGAAGGCCCGAAGGCCGCGACCCTGGAGTCAATCGAGGACGAAACGATACGGGGCGAGGCCCCTCCCGTCGTGAGCGCAGTATTCGGGGGCTACACGAACGACGGCACGTGGGCCTTCGGCGTCGGGCACGCGAACAACTTTCGCCGCGACACGATTCGCTACGCCGGTCTTGCCGCGTCCACGAGTGTGACCTCGCACTTTTTCGTTCAAGACGCTCCCATCGAGTTCGAACTCGAAGGAACGCTCGTCTATCAAAGCCTCAAGTTTCGCGTGGGGAACAGCCGGCTCCTGTTCGGCACCTCGCTCAGCTACTTCGACGCGACGAATCGGTTCGACTCCGGGTCCGGGCCGAGCGTGCCGCCGGAGTTCCTCACGGTCGATCTGCGCGAGATCGGCGTTGCCGCGAATGCAGCCTACGAGAGCCGCGACAATGTGACCATGCCTTCGCGGGGCCAGTTCGTGGAACTGGGCCTGTGGCGTTACGAAGAGACGCTGGAAGGCGACTACGACTACTGGAAGCCTACCTTGCGCTTCCTCTCCTTCCACCCCGTGGGCCGGCGCTTCACCCTCGGCCTGCGGCTGGATGTCGCCACGGTCGGAGGGGATCCCCCTTTCTTCGGCTTCCCCTGGGTCAAATTGCGTGGCGTACCAGCCATGCGATTCCAGGGCGAGACGGCCGGCGCCCTGGAGATGCAGGCTCGATTCAGGGCGGCTCCGCGTTGGATCGTCTTCGGATTCGCTGGGTTGGGAGTCACCGACGATGACCTCGATTTCGTGACCGACTCGGACTCGATTCACTCGGCGGGAGCGGGCGCGAGGTACAAGATCTTCGAGACCCAGAAGATCTGGGTCGGGCTGGACGTCGCCCGCGGACCTGAGGACTGGGCCTGGTATGTGCAGGTGAACCATCCATGGTGATCATCGTGATGGGAAGAGAGGACGCGGACAAGACCGCTTCCCTTTATTCCTGCCCTGTTTATCCCCCATTTCGAGGGATGTGTGGATTGACGCCGCCGGACACACTGCTAAGTGGACACCGTGTCGAGGACCGCCTCAAACGTCCTCGCGTGCATGCAAAGGAGAGGAACGTGACCAGGAAGACACTATCGATTTTGGGTCTGCTGTGTGTGGCCGTGTTGCTGGCCGGCGCCTCGGTGGCACTCGCGGAAGACGACGGCAAGGCGGCGAAAAAGCGCGACAAGATCGACGCTCGCTCGGACGAGGTCCTGGAGAAGGTCGTGGCCGAGAGCCCGCGGGCCGAGGAACTTTTCCAGAAAGCGATCGGCTACGCCGTCTTCGCCAACACCAAGGCCGCACTGGGCGTCAGCGGCGGTGGGGGCAGCGGGGTGGCTGTGGACAAGGCGAGCGGGGCGCGAACGTACATGAAGATGGGCACCGCCGGTGTCGGCTTCGGTATCGGAGTCAAGAAGTACCAGGTCGTCATGCTGTTCGAGAACGAGAAGGTGTTCCGCGCCTTCGTCGAGAAAGGCTGGCAAGCGGACACCCAAGCCGGTGCCGCCGCCGGGACCAAGGGCGCGGCGGCCAAGACCACTTTTCACGACGGAATAGCAGTGTTCGTCCGAACGAACAAGGGCCTTATGGCCAGCGCCGATGTATCGGGAACGAAGTACTGGAAGAGCGACCTGAACGACTAGAGATCGGCGGCATCTTTCGCGTATCCTGAAGAGCATGGAATCCGAAGAGTTGGGTATGGGACGAGTCATCCTGCTCGGTTGTATCGCCACCGTGCTGGGTGGCAGTATCGCGACGGCTCAGGTCGGCAACGATACTGAAAACACCGTCGGTTGGGCCAACGAGACCGAACTGAGCCTGGCGACCACCGAGGGCAACTCGAACACAGATAGCCTCGCGTTCAAGAATTCTCTGACAAGGAGTTGGAAACATTCGCGGCTCAAACTGCTGTTCGACGGGATGCGTACAAACAACGCCGACGATCGCTTCTTGCTGATCGACCCCGGACAGGTCTTTCTTCCTGGGGAGCAGCCCAATCTGGTCGCCACGGAGGTGATTAGTCCATCGAAAGATCCCGATGCGGAGAAGTACTTCTTCGAAGGGCGGTTCACGAGAAAGATGCTCAGCGGCACTCGGTCGTGGAATACCGGTGGAAGCTGGGATCGCAACGAAGATGCGGGCATCTTGAACCGCTACATCGCCTTCGGCGGGATAGGGAATCACTGGATAGACGGACCGAAACTCAACCTGGAAACCTCCTACGGACTGAGCTACACCGACCGTGAGGAGGAGGAGCCGGACCCCGAGAAGGAACAGGAGTTCCTTGGATTCCGGCTCACGGCAGATTTCGACTACTTGGTCCGACCCACGACGACGCTCTCCTACGACTTTACCGGCAACATCAACTTCGAGGATCGGAGCGACTACTCCATCGACACAGCCGCTTCCGTTTCGGTCGCGATGAGTGGTCGAATCTCTCTCAAGGCCAGCATACAGTTACTGAACAACAGCGAACCGGCCCTCGAGGACGTCGACGTGATTGCCCTGTTGAGGCTCAACGATCCGGACGGCACGCCCGGAAGCGGGGACGAGTTTTTTGAAACTGTCGCCGGCGCCGGGCCCGACGTGTTCGAGCTCACGGTCAGCGAGGGTCAGGCACGCAAGAGCTCTCACGACACGGTCGTGCGTACGTCCCTGGTGATCAGATTCTGAAGCACCTGCCGCTGATTACCTGGACCCTCCGTTCCAGGCCGGGGTCGCGATCATCACCCTCACCGACTCGCTGACGGGTCTGCCCACGAGCTCGAGCAGGCGGACCTCGACAGCATCGCGTCCGCGGCAGGGGCTTCTCGATGGATGTCGAGTTCCAGCAGATTTCGGCCGAGACCGTCGCCCCGACCTTCATCGGCGGGATCTACCTCGACGGCATGAGCGACCTGGACATCTACTCCCTCGAGGCCGGTTACATGGTCGGCAAGAAGGTCGAGGTCGTCGCCGGGTTGGACTCGCGCACTTCTGAAGTCGTTCGTCGTGGCCTACTCTCGCAAGCGGGAAAGGGCGACGAATCAAACAGACGTTGATTCGCCGCCCTTCCCGAGAGTACTTAAAATCCTCTTCCCGCAAGGGAGTACAGGTTCGAGTCCTGTCTCCGGCACCAGCCCTTGATTGAGATTAACCGACCTGGGCCGCCGAGTTCGTCAGCGAATCGTCTCGACCAGAAAAAACTGAGGAGGCGCCGACAGGGGATCGGTGACCGACTTCTGCGTCCCGTCGCCGGCCAGTGTGCTGTGTACCGTCCAGTGCGAATCGGTCAGGCTTCCTTTGTGCAGCAGGCGGTAGTTCGTCTCGTGATCGGAGAGGAAGGAGAGCACGGCGTCGGTCCCTTGCTTGTCCACCGTCAGGGTCACCGGCTGTCGGCCGTTGCCGCCGTTGGTGAAGTGGATGTCGTCGAACTCGATGTCGGAGATGGGACCCTCCACACCCAGGACCTGGAACAGTTGGCTCACCACGGAGAGATCGACTTCGTCGGCGATATCGGAGAGCGGAATCTCGATCAGATGCCACTGTCCGTCGCGCGCAAAACCGTAAGGGTCGCTGCCTGAAACGAAGGGGATCCATTTCTGACCGATGCCGTCGATGTTCCCGCTCTTCATGCCGATCATGAAGGTCACCGGCGAGGTCGTCTTCATCGCGAAGGAGAGCTTGCTGGTGGGGAACCGGTAGGCAGTCAGGTCGTACTTCACGTTCGGCGTGAAGGCGGCGCCGAACCAGGTCGGTCCGGGCGCGGATCCCAGGCTGAGGCTCTCGCTGCCTTCGTAGGGGGCCTCCGGGAAGTCGACCAGCGTGTTTTCCCAGATGAAGAAGTCGCCGTCGCTACCGAGAACGAACGATCCGGCGTCCTGGTGCGCCGAAGTCTCGGTGAATACGCCGAAGTTTCCGAGTTTCGGCTGGGGTCTTGCTACGCTGGGCTGCCACCAGACATTGTCGATCGACAGGTTGAGCCCGACCGGGGGCGGGTCGCCGGCGATCATGAAGATCTGGTGGATCGTGTGGAAGTCGATGTTGGCGAAACGATTCAGCGGGATCACGACCTCGTGCCACTGACCGTCTCTCGGGAAGCCGAACTCAGTAGTCTCGTCTCCGACCGGAAGCCAGAATTCGCCGGCCCTGGAGCTCTTGATCCCGATCCTCATGGGGGCTGCCGACGTCGTCTTCATATCGAGGTGGAGAGACCCGTCGGAGTAGTTCCGCATGTTGCGGAAGTTCGGCAAGAAGACGCCCATCCCGAACCAGTCGCCGCCGGCGATGTCGAAGGACCAGCTCTCGGCTCCCTCGGAGTGCGTCGCCGGTGTCGC
This sequence is a window from Acidobacteriota bacterium. Protein-coding genes within it:
- a CDS encoding carbohydrate porin, whose product is MIRENLSVCAACLASVLVLGAAAAGAQPVPDERESGRSDPSAAGEPQPDEQSTAATPAKRKRRPKFGGPSSVAGTIRRDKGVTPLVETYFDFKERLEKDRGLEYGLDYLPIYQRASDSPGERNAADGVVRLFARWEAVNRGTENNGALVGKLEYRHRLGTDISPQDLGPEIGYAGLTTAPFGDRGWTLPNLFWEQHLAGNRVAFVAGIVDAADYVDPYALNDSWAHFYNQAFATNPTIPLPAQGLGAAARGRIGPHLYVIAGIADSNGDPTDLGDSWSSFFDTGEHFTHIELGWVPSHERRFTDNIHLTAWHADDLEQADVPGGQGLAFSWNRLLREKWVPFVRAGYADDGGAMWERSLSGGVGYFPRGASDLLGVGVNWGRPSKDTFGPGLDDQYTVEIFYRWQPLRLLTISPDLQLLFDPALDPNEDLIAVLGVRIRLAL
- a CDS encoding glycine zipper family protein encodes the protein MKRTWLICLTVALACGSALSQAPPSGQKTLAATMNVYVFPTKGQAPDVQSQDEAACYSWAVQNTGTDPFDLSKQAQAEAQQTEQAKQQAAQVGQGAGARGAVRGAARGALIGEIVDDDAGKGAAYGAAAGMIRGRRRGRAARSQAQESAEQQGQQAQAATAEQLTNFKNAFSVCLEAKNYMVKF
- a CDS encoding DUF4136 domain-containing protein; this translates as MVAKTLIAIAVLLVAMPAAAQKVTIDYAREVNFETLETFQYIESTDADTASPMMADRIAEALKARLRDGGLREVGENPDIFVTFQLVVEKAYRLDTTAYASRGYGRGWRRWGAGPVSATTTATTYTEGTLIVDAYDAGENTMIWRGAGTVTVASKPEKRLKQIEKILDKLGGKWKKILKNQGK
- a CDS encoding YSC84-related protein — its product is MTRKTLSILGLLCVAVLLAGASVALAEDDGKAAKKRDKIDARSDEVLEKVVAESPRAEELFQKAIGYAVFANTKAALGVSGGGGSGVAVDKASGARTYMKMGTAGVGFGIGVKKYQVVMLFENEKVFRAFVEKGWQADTQAGAAAGTKGAAAKTTFHDGIAVFVRTNKGLMASADVSGTKYWKSDLND
- a CDS encoding DUF481 domain-containing protein → MESEELGMGRVILLGCIATVLGGSIATAQVGNDTENTVGWANETELSLATTEGNSNTDSLAFKNSLTRSWKHSRLKLLFDGMRTNNADDRFLLIDPGQVFLPGEQPNLVATEVISPSKDPDAEKYFFEGRFTRKMLSGTRSWNTGGSWDRNEDAGILNRYIAFGGIGNHWIDGPKLNLETSYGLSYTDREEEEPDPEKEQEFLGFRLTADFDYLVRPTTTLSYDFTGNINFEDRSDYSIDTAASVSVAMSGRISLKASIQLLNNSEPALEDVDVIALLRLNDPDGTPGSGDEFFETVAGAGPDVFELTVSEGQARKSSHDTVVRTSLVIRF
- a CDS encoding glycoside hydrolase family 16 protein, which encodes MPEGEAIKPARLRIALAIAAVSIVLSGTVHAEIIWSDEFEGDVIDTSTWTYDVGGWGFGNGQMEFDTARSENSYVENGNLVIEARREDYSGNEFTSARMLTQGRFAFRYGDLEARIKVPDTADGLWPAYWLLGNNFPGIDWPGAGEVDVMEIGSSDGIAEGLQQRKINCALHYSNAVGGYSNHVAWLDAAVDLNLDYHLYKVSWTPTDMTFYLDGVPFASWNITGSEYSEFHQPFFPILNIAVGGWDPSYTGIYHPNDVTAGFPAKMYIDWIRVSNNGFTELHSTESIEERGNFGVFTETTPVDNSLAYEDGSDPAFEYGSTAALYTWNNMTAATPATHSEGAESWSFDIAGGDWFGMGVFLPNFRNMRNYSDGSLHLDMKTTSAAPMRIGIKSSRAGEFWLPVGDETTEFGFPRDGQWHEVVIPLNRFANIDFHTIHQIFMIAGDPPPVGLNLSIDNVWWQPSVARPQPKLGNFGVFTETSAHQDAGSFVLGSDGDFFIWENTLVDFPEAPYEGSESLSLGSAPGPTWFGAAFTPNVKYDLTAYRFPTSKLSFAMKTTSPVTFMIGMKSGNIDGIGQKWIPFVSGSDPYGFARDGQWHLIEIPLSDIADEVDLSVVSQLFQVLGVEGPISDIEFDDIHFTNGGNGRQPVTLTVDKQGTDAVLSFLSDHETNYRLLHKGSLTDSHWTVHSTLAGDGTQKSVTDPLSAPPQFFLVETIR